The following coding sequences are from one Epilithonimonas vandammei window:
- a CDS encoding HNH endonuclease, whose translation MPKSNNWTKEETIIAFNIYCKIPFKSSSKSNPIIIKYANIIGRSPSALNMKIGNFGRLDPALRKQGIVGLGNGSKMDEKVWNEFNGNWEKLAYYSEQLIAEFQHKNVEDQIDSEFSEFNIGLEKESLVRQRVNQSFFRSTILASYNLKCCVTGLSVSDFSVASHIIPWKTDVKNRLNPHNGLCLNSIHDRAFDKGFITVTPDYKIKVSKYFDGFENDNSVSDLFLKYDNKSIILPDRFLPSKDFLDWHYNNIFKK comes from the coding sequence ATGCCGAAAAGTAATAACTGGACTAAAGAAGAGACAATAATTGCTTTTAATATTTATTGTAAAATACCATTTAAAAGCAGCAGTAAGTCAAATCCTATTATAATTAAATACGCCAATATAATTGGAAGGAGTCCCTCTGCTCTTAATATGAAAATCGGCAACTTCGGTAGGTTAGATCCAGCACTAAGAAAACAAGGAATTGTAGGCTTAGGTAATGGAAGCAAAATGGATGAAAAAGTTTGGAATGAGTTTAATGGTAACTGGGAAAAACTGGCATATTATAGCGAACAACTAATTGCTGAATTTCAACATAAGAATGTCGAAGACCAAATTGATTCTGAATTTTCAGAGTTTAATATTGGACTTGAAAAAGAATCTTTAGTAAGGCAGCGTGTCAATCAAAGTTTTTTTCGCTCTACTATCCTTGCTTCCTACAATTTGAAATGTTGTGTAACAGGACTTTCTGTATCAGATTTTTCAGTTGCAAGTCACATCATACCTTGGAAAACGGATGTTAAAAATAGGTTGAATCCTCACAATGGATTATGTCTAAACTCAATTCACGATAGAGCTTTTGATAAGGGTTTTATAACTGTTACACCGGACTATAAAATTAAAGTATCAAAATATTTTGATGGTTTTGAGAACGACAATTCAGTTTCCGACTTATTTTTAAAATACGATAATAAATCAATTATTTTACCTGACAGATTTCTTCCATCCAAAGACTTTTTGGATTGGCATTATAATAATATTTTTAAAAAATAG
- a CDS encoding FoF1 ATP synthase subunit delta/epsilon, whose amino-acid sequence MNIKILTPENVVFEGEVESVLLPGKSGEFQIFKNHAAIVSALVGGKVKIYTDNVKSPFSKYFTKENEAKSAFSYTIKSGVLEFNNDKGIILCE is encoded by the coding sequence ATGAATATAAAAATTTTAACTCCGGAGAATGTTGTTTTTGAAGGGGAGGTAGAATCAGTTTTGCTTCCAGGTAAAAGCGGCGAATTCCAGATTTTCAAAAATCACGCGGCGATTGTTTCTGCTTTGGTTGGTGGAAAAGTGAAGATTTATACAGATAATGTAAAATCTCCGTTTTCAAAATACTTTACTAAAGAGAATGAAGCTAAATCAGCTTTCTCCTATACAATTAAAAGCGGGGTTTTAGAATTTAATAATGATAAAGGCATTATTCTTTGCGAATAA
- the atpD gene encoding F0F1 ATP synthase subunit beta, producing MANQIKGKISQIIGPVIDVVFNEVEELPKIYDALEIIKHNGEKVVLEVEQHIGEDMVRCIAMDATDGLQRGQEVTGTGKQITMPVGEEVNGRLFNVVGDAIDGIQTLSKEGGLPIHREAPKFDQLSTSAEVLFTGIKVIDLVEPYAKGGKIGLFGGAGVGKTVLIQELINNIAKGHGGLSVFAGVGERTREGNDLLREMLESGIIKYGDEFMHSMENGGWDLSKVDLEAMKDSKAAFVFGQMNEPPGARARVALSGLTLAEYYRDGGETGQGRDVLFFVDNIFRFTQAGSEVSALLGRMPSAVGYQPTLASEMGAMQERITSTKNGSITSVQAVYVPADDLTDPAPATTFAHLDATTVLDRKIASLGIYPAVDPLASTSRILAPEIIGEEHYNCAQRVKEILQRYKALQDIIAILGMEELSEEDKLVVYRARKVQRFLSQPFHVAEQFTGIPGSLVDIKDTIKGFNMIIDGELDQYPEAAFNLKGTIEEAIAAGQKMLAENA from the coding sequence ATGGCAAACCAAATTAAAGGAAAAATTTCACAAATTATTGGACCGGTTATCGACGTGGTTTTTAATGAAGTTGAAGAATTACCAAAAATATATGACGCTTTAGAGATCATCAAGCACAACGGCGAGAAAGTTGTATTAGAGGTAGAGCAGCACATTGGAGAAGATATGGTAAGATGTATCGCAATGGATGCTACGGATGGTCTTCAGAGAGGTCAGGAAGTTACCGGTACAGGTAAGCAAATCACTATGCCAGTAGGGGAAGAAGTTAACGGACGTCTTTTCAACGTGGTAGGTGATGCTATCGACGGGATCCAGACTTTGTCAAAAGAAGGAGGTTTGCCAATCCACAGAGAAGCACCAAAATTCGATCAATTGTCAACTTCTGCTGAAGTTCTTTTTACCGGAATCAAAGTAATCGACCTTGTTGAGCCTTATGCAAAAGGAGGTAAAATTGGATTGTTCGGTGGAGCAGGTGTAGGAAAAACAGTATTGATCCAGGAATTGATCAACAATATCGCAAAAGGACACGGTGGTCTTTCTGTATTCGCAGGAGTAGGAGAAAGAACAAGAGAAGGAAATGACCTTTTGAGAGAGATGTTGGAATCCGGGATTATTAAATATGGTGATGAGTTTATGCACTCTATGGAAAATGGAGGCTGGGATCTTTCCAAAGTAGATTTGGAAGCGATGAAAGATTCTAAAGCAGCTTTCGTTTTCGGACAGATGAATGAGCCACCAGGAGCAAGAGCGAGAGTAGCATTGTCTGGTTTGACATTGGCTGAATATTATAGAGATGGAGGAGAAACTGGTCAAGGTAGAGATGTATTGTTCTTCGTAGATAACATCTTCCGTTTTACGCAAGCTGGTTCCGAGGTGTCTGCACTTTTGGGTCGTATGCCATCAGCGGTAGGTTACCAGCCAACATTGGCATCAGAAATGGGTGCGATGCAGGAGAGAATTACGTCAACTAAAAACGGTTCAATTACATCAGTACAAGCGGTTTACGTACCTGCGGATGACTTAACTGACCCGGCTCCGGCAACTACGTTTGCTCACTTGGATGCAACTACGGTATTAGATAGAAAAATTGCGTCATTAGGTATTTATCCGGCGGTAGATCCATTGGCTTCTACGTCAAGAATCTTGGCTCCGGAAATCATTGGTGAAGAACATTATAACTGTGCTCAGAGAGTAAAAGAAATTCTACAGAGATACAAAGCATTGCAGGATATTATTGCAATCCTTGGTATGGAAGAATTGTCTGAAGAAGATAAATTGGTGGTTTACAGAGCGAGAAAAGTACAGAGATTCTTATCTCAGCCTTTCCACGTTGCTGAGCAGTTTACAGGGATCCCTGGATCTTTGGTTGATATCAAAGATACCATCAAAGGATTTAATATGATCATTGATGGAGAATTGGATCAATATCCGGAAGCAGCATTCAACCTAAAAGGAACTATCGAGGAAGCGATTGCTGCAGGACAAAAAATGTTAGCTGAAAACGCTTAA
- a CDS encoding bifunctional riboflavin kinase/FAD synthetase, whose translation MKIIRDLTDYHDKTPLALSLGMFDGVHLGHLSIINTLNKIAKKEHLESAILSFWPHPRKFLNPDDDVKMLNTLEEKLELLEKSGIQNIFLKTFDEEFRNLSGADFCEKILVEKLNVKHIIIGYDHTFGKNKSGDFNLLKALSGDLGFKVDQLEAVKSNQLNISSTKIRQALSEGKIKEANQMLGYHYPLTGKVIHGKKLGRTIGYPTANIEVPVNKLLPKNGAYIVEVFVDQQFYKGMLSIGTNPTIDDKNQSLHTEVYILDFDQDIYGKEITVKFRDFLHDEIKFDGMERLIEKLDEDKRLTESYDF comes from the coding sequence TTGAAAATCATCAGAGATCTTACAGATTACCATGACAAAACGCCATTAGCATTATCATTAGGAATGTTCGACGGTGTACATTTGGGGCATTTATCTATCATCAATACTTTAAATAAAATAGCGAAAAAAGAACATCTGGAATCTGCTATCTTAAGTTTTTGGCCGCATCCAAGAAAGTTTCTTAATCCGGACGATGATGTTAAAATGCTCAACACGCTTGAAGAGAAGTTAGAATTACTTGAAAAAAGCGGGATTCAGAATATCTTTTTGAAAACCTTTGATGAAGAATTCCGAAATCTTTCAGGTGCTGATTTTTGTGAAAAAATACTGGTGGAAAAACTGAATGTTAAACATATTATTATTGGTTATGATCATACATTTGGAAAGAACAAAAGCGGTGATTTTAATCTGCTGAAGGCACTTTCCGGTGATTTAGGATTCAAAGTTGACCAGCTGGAGGCTGTAAAAAGCAATCAGCTCAATATCAGCTCCACTAAAATAAGACAGGCACTCTCCGAAGGGAAAATTAAAGAAGCTAACCAAATGCTGGGTTACCATTATCCACTGACGGGTAAAGTGATCCATGGTAAAAAATTGGGCAGAACAATTGGTTATCCTACCGCAAATATCGAGGTACCTGTTAATAAATTGCTTCCTAAAAATGGAGCGTATATTGTAGAGGTTTTTGTTGATCAACAATTTTACAAAGGGATGTTAAGTATCGGAACCAATCCTACTATTGACGATAAAAACCAGTCACTCCATACAGAAGTTTATATTCTTGATTTTGATCAGGACATCTACGGGAAAGAGATTACTGTAAAATTCAGGGATTTTCTGCATGATGAGATTAAATTCGATGGTATGGAAAGACTGATTGAGAAATTGGATGAAGATAAAAGATTGACTGAAAGTTATGATTTTTAA
- a CDS encoding GLPGLI family protein translates to MKNITNSIILVLIFVGNFIFSQEFKKDSLRGDFIYQLRAKPDSLNLSYIYDELFSLQIGDNYSVFNSLKSLKRDSIVSSVVRKGFSDKGTAIDFRNVSLPKTKYPYTIIQSQNKISFFETVLMSPLTYSEPVLKNWKIFGEEKKISTFLCKRAEIDYKGRHWIAWYTPDIPFQKGPYKFSGLPGLIVKISDSKGDYDFELVKSTKSSELKGRLIVLNYNKIENATETTPLKIDQAKQNLKNNPVGNLESLGVNVTEEQKNSFRNRLREQNNKRENRLELEF, encoded by the coding sequence ATGAAAAACATTACAAATAGTATTATTTTAGTTTTAATATTTGTAGGAAATTTTATCTTCTCGCAGGAATTTAAAAAAGATTCTTTGCGAGGAGATTTTATTTATCAACTTAGAGCTAAACCCGATTCACTAAATTTGAGTTATATTTATGATGAATTATTTTCTCTCCAGATAGGTGATAATTACTCAGTTTTCAATAGTTTAAAATCTTTAAAAAGAGATTCAATCGTAAGTTCTGTAGTTAGGAAAGGTTTTTCTGATAAAGGTACTGCGATAGATTTTAGAAATGTTAGTTTACCTAAAACTAAATATCCCTACACCATAATACAAAGTCAAAATAAAATTTCTTTTTTCGAAACTGTTTTGATGTCACCTTTAACATATAGTGAACCTGTTTTGAAAAATTGGAAAATTTTTGGTGAAGAAAAAAAAATCAGTACTTTTTTGTGTAAAAGAGCGGAAATTGATTACAAAGGAAGACATTGGATAGCTTGGTATACTCCGGATATTCCTTTCCAAAAAGGACCGTATAAATTTTCCGGACTTCCTGGACTAATAGTTAAAATTTCAGATTCAAAAGGGGATTATGATTTTGAACTTGTAAAATCTACTAAGTCATCTGAATTAAAAGGACGATTAATTGTTCTGAATTATAATAAAATTGAAAATGCAACAGAAACTACGCCATTAAAGATTGATCAAGCAAAACAAAATTTGAAAAATAATCCAGTCGGTAATCTTGAGAGTTTGGGTGTAAATGTTACTGAAGAACAAAAAAATAGTTTTAGAAATAGATTACGTGAACAAAATAATAAACGTGAAAATCGATTAGAACTAGAGTTTTAG
- a CDS encoding MmcQ/YjbR family DNA-binding protein, which yields MEAEEIREYCLSKKAVTEGFPFDNETLVFKIGGKMFLLVSLEKHPATFSAKADPEWSEELRENYPQISGAYHMNKTHWNSIVCEGLKKNLIIKLIDHSYDLVLNSLPKKTIAEILAR from the coding sequence ATGGAAGCCGAAGAAATCCGTGAATACTGTTTATCTAAAAAAGCTGTAACGGAAGGTTTTCCTTTTGATAATGAAACTTTGGTCTTCAAGATCGGCGGAAAAATGTTTCTTCTAGTTTCTTTAGAAAAGCATCCTGCAACCTTTTCAGCAAAAGCTGACCCGGAGTGGAGCGAAGAACTGCGTGAAAATTATCCTCAAATTTCCGGTGCTTATCATATGAACAAAACACATTGGAATTCAATAGTTTGTGAAGGTCTTAAGAAAAATCTGATAATAAAACTCATTGATCATTCCTATGATTTGGTGTTAAATTCACTTCCCAAAAAAACGATAGCAGAAATACTTGCTAGGTAA
- a CDS encoding histidine kinase, with translation MQKIILIFSIIFSIVISAQSAKDIIDKNIENSGGLTNWKLLNTVQIQGRVTLGVNDSYLMKIYQQRPNLTKTAIIMGGKETPVEGFDGKNGYAMNYAQNKLQQYTDYIPENFDNDFIDWENKGFEAKLLGKEKIGEQYYFKVELTKNVNKTIYFFDVKNYMLYREIKKDEILTYSDYRKVGQLLMPYRIESSSPKKDSDYVMLINKIDINKELPKNTFKF, from the coding sequence ATGCAAAAAATAATTCTCATATTTTCCATTATATTTTCCATCGTTATTTCTGCTCAATCTGCAAAAGATATCATTGATAAAAATATAGAAAATTCCGGAGGCCTTACCAATTGGAAACTTCTGAATACGGTTCAGATACAAGGACGAGTAACGCTTGGCGTGAATGATTCTTATTTAATGAAAATCTACCAGCAACGTCCAAATCTTACCAAAACCGCTATTATAATGGGTGGAAAAGAAACACCTGTTGAAGGTTTTGACGGAAAGAATGGTTATGCGATGAATTACGCTCAGAATAAACTTCAGCAATACACAGATTATATCCCTGAGAATTTTGATAATGACTTTATCGATTGGGAAAACAAAGGCTTTGAGGCCAAATTATTAGGTAAAGAAAAAATCGGAGAACAATATTATTTTAAAGTTGAGCTGACCAAAAACGTCAATAAAACCATCTATTTTTTCGATGTCAAAAACTATATGTTGTATCGCGAAATCAAGAAAGATGAAATCCTGACTTATTCAGATTACAGAAAAGTTGGACAATTGTTAATGCCTTACAGAATCGAATCGTCTTCACCTAAAAAAGATAGTGATTATGTGATGCTTATCAATAAGATTGACATTAACAAAGAGTTGCCAAAAAATACTTTTAAATTCTGA
- the kdsB gene encoding 3-deoxy-manno-octulosonate cytidylyltransferase, with protein MNKVIAVIPARYNSTRFPGKMMEILGNRTIITTTYQNVLETGLFDEVFVATDSELIFDEISKNGGKAVMTGEHETGSDRIAEAVQNIDCDIVINVQGDEPFLKKEPLKQLIDVFYKDDKKKISLASLKIQLRESEEIRNPNNVKVITDNNGFALYFSRSVIPFQRELSYDVTYYKHIGVYAFRKEALLKFSSLEMTPLEISEKLEQLRYLENGMKIKMVETDFVGIGIDTPEDLEKAKKLI; from the coding sequence ATGAACAAAGTTATCGCAGTTATTCCAGCACGTTATAATTCTACAAGATTTCCCGGTAAGATGATGGAGATTCTGGGAAATAGAACTATTATCACAACTACTTATCAGAATGTTTTGGAAACTGGTTTGTTTGATGAAGTATTCGTTGCTACAGATTCTGAATTAATTTTTGATGAAATTTCCAAAAACGGCGGAAAAGCTGTAATGACAGGCGAACACGAAACAGGAAGCGACAGAATTGCAGAAGCTGTTCAAAACATCGATTGTGATATCGTGATTAATGTTCAAGGCGATGAACCTTTCCTCAAAAAAGAACCTCTAAAACAACTGATTGACGTTTTTTATAAAGATGATAAAAAGAAAATTTCTTTAGCTTCATTGAAAATTCAATTGAGAGAATCCGAGGAAATCCGGAATCCAAATAATGTCAAAGTCATTACTGATAATAATGGATTTGCCTTGTATTTTAGTCGTTCAGTAATTCCTTTCCAGCGCGAATTATCTTATGACGTCACGTATTATAAACATATTGGTGTTTATGCTTTCCGAAAAGAAGCTTTGCTAAAATTCTCTTCTTTGGAAATGACACCTTTGGAGATTTCGGAAAAATTAGAACAACTACGCTATTTGGAAAATGGGATGAAAATTAAAATGGTAGAAACTGATTTTGTGGGAATTGGGATTGATACGCCTGAAGATTTGGAGAAAGCTAAAAAACTGATTTAA
- a CDS encoding RES family NAD+ phosphorylase: MLVYRIVHKKYADSLFASGLEGRWNSEGKKVIYTAESISLAYLETLAHRKGLGFNKDFRIMIIKIPNNSGFQVVDTSALSKTWRDFRNYSDCQKIGNVWFDTNEKLCLKVPSAVVPENWNLVINTFHKDFKKVKLIDILDFEPDDRLEQIIKQNK, from the coding sequence ATGTTGGTTTATAGGATTGTTCACAAAAAATACGCTGACTCACTTTTTGCAAGTGGATTGGAAGGGAGGTGGAACTCAGAAGGCAAGAAAGTTATTTATACTGCAGAAAGTATTTCATTAGCCTACTTGGAAACATTAGCGCATCGCAAGGGATTGGGATTCAATAAGGATTTCAGGATTATGATCATCAAAATTCCTAATAATTCTGGTTTCCAAGTTGTTGATACTTCAGCATTATCTAAAACCTGGAGAGATTTTAGGAACTATTCCGATTGTCAAAAGATTGGAAATGTTTGGTTTGATACCAATGAAAAACTTTGTTTGAAAGTTCCTTCTGCAGTGGTTCCGGAAAATTGGAATTTGGTTATCAATACATTTCATAAAGATTTTAAAAAAGTAAAGCTCATTGATATTCTCGATTTTGAACCTGATGATCGATTGGAACAAATTATAAAACAAAACAAATAA
- a CDS encoding antitoxin Xre-like helix-turn-helix domain-containing protein — MAYYKQNENSKKSKVGEPVATYGVGSSVFNRYSIQDDYKLLKKAREGLKTDVFYLLADAINMPEKTLASVINLSPRTISNYRDQEKGLDPIYSEHLLKLINLYNFGKDIFGNLDEFTLWMNRPFWNSEDKPIDFISTSGGVDLVYEEIEKLAQGYPV, encoded by the coding sequence ATGGCCTATTATAAACAAAACGAAAATTCTAAAAAATCAAAAGTGGGAGAGCCAGTTGCTACTTATGGAGTTGGTTCTTCCGTCTTTAATCGATATTCTATACAAGACGATTACAAACTGTTGAAAAAAGCAAGAGAAGGTCTGAAAACAGATGTGTTCTATTTGCTTGCAGATGCTATCAATATGCCGGAGAAAACCCTGGCATCGGTAATTAATCTTTCTCCAAGAACCATTAGCAATTATAGAGATCAGGAAAAAGGTTTGGATCCAATTTATAGCGAGCATCTTTTAAAATTAATCAATCTTTATAATTTTGGTAAGGATATTTTTGGAAACCTTGATGAGTTTACACTTTGGATGAACCGTCCTTTTTGGAATTCTGAGGACAAGCCAATCGATTTTATTTCTACTTCTGGCGGTGTAGATTTAGTGTATGAAGAAATAGAAAAATTGGCTCAGGGTTATCCTGTATAA
- a CDS encoding pyridoxal phosphate-dependent aminotransferase gives MKVSKLASNLIGSEIIKIGNEVNDLKAKGAQISNLTIGDLNSNIYPIPSELKQGIEKAYKNNLTNYPPANGLQSLRTSVSNDLKKRWNLDYSANDILITAGSRPLIYAIFKTIVDEGDKVIYPIPSWNNNHYAYLTNANAVEVQTQESNNFLPTADDLRPHLEGAVLLCLCSPLNPTGTMFTKEQLSEICELVLEENKRRGADEKPLYLMYDQIYAMLTFGSDHYNPVSLFPEMKDYTIYVDGTSKCFAATGVRVGWGFGPSLVIDKMKALLTHVGAWAPKPEQEAVAEFLADDSAVDTFLDDYKQKLNTSLKELHAGIQDLKSKGFAVESISPMGALYLTIKLDYLGKTTPDGKTIENSSDLVFYLINNAGMALVPFSAFGNDKSVPWFRASVGGCSLEDIKDCLPKLEQALNNLK, from the coding sequence GTGAAAGTATCTAAACTAGCATCTAACCTGATTGGTTCAGAAATTATAAAAATCGGAAATGAAGTTAACGATTTGAAAGCCAAAGGTGCACAAATCTCAAATCTTACAATCGGTGATCTTAATTCAAATATCTATCCAATTCCATCGGAATTGAAACAAGGAATTGAGAAAGCTTATAAAAATAATTTGACTAATTATCCACCAGCAAACGGTTTACAATCTTTAAGAACTTCTGTAAGCAATGACTTGAAAAAACGTTGGAATCTGGATTATTCAGCTAATGATATTTTAATTACGGCTGGTTCAAGACCTTTGATTTATGCGATTTTCAAAACAATTGTGGACGAAGGCGATAAAGTGATTTATCCGATTCCTTCTTGGAATAACAATCATTACGCTTATTTAACCAATGCAAATGCGGTTGAAGTTCAGACTCAGGAATCTAATAATTTCCTGCCGACAGCTGATGATTTAAGACCACATTTAGAAGGCGCAGTTTTGCTTTGTCTCTGTTCTCCACTGAATCCAACTGGGACAATGTTCACAAAAGAGCAATTGTCTGAGATTTGCGAATTGGTTTTGGAAGAAAACAAAAGGAGAGGAGCAGACGAAAAACCACTTTATCTGATGTATGACCAAATCTACGCAATGTTGACTTTTGGTTCAGATCATTATAATCCGGTAAGTCTTTTCCCGGAAATGAAAGATTACACGATTTATGTTGATGGAACGTCCAAATGTTTTGCAGCTACAGGGGTTAGAGTAGGTTGGGGATTTGGACCGAGTTTGGTAATTGATAAAATGAAAGCTCTTTTGACGCACGTTGGAGCTTGGGCACCAAAACCGGAACAGGAAGCGGTTGCTGAGTTTTTAGCGGATGATTCTGCAGTGGATACATTCTTAGACGATTACAAACAAAAACTGAATACAAGCCTGAAAGAACTTCACGCAGGAATCCAAGATTTGAAGTCGAAAGGTTTTGCTGTGGAAAGTATTTCGCCAATGGGAGCGCTTTATTTGACAATCAAATTGGATTATCTTGGAAAAACTACACCAGATGGGAAAACAATAGAAAACTCTAGCGATTTGGTTTTCTATCTGATTAATAATGCAGGAATGGCTTTGGTTCCGTTCTCTGCTTTTGGAAATGATAAATCAGTGCCTTGGTTTAGAGCTTCTGTGGGCGGTTGTTCTTTGGAGGATATTAAAGACTGTCTTCCGAAGTTGGAACAAGCGCTAAATAATTTAAAATAA
- a CDS encoding phospho-sugar mutase encodes MSELSTLDKAKLWLSETFDEETRNAVQTLIDSNSPDLEDSFYRELEFGTGGMRGIMGVGTNRLNKYTLGQATQGIANYLHQQFSGEIKVAIAYDVRNNSKEFGKIVADVLTANGIKVLLFKEHRPTPELSFTVRDKKCNAGIVLTASHNPPEYNGYKVYWNDGAQIVPPDDENIIREVYATKFEDIKFNGNDDLIEWVGEDQDDVYIDACMENSLYQNVGRDNLNIVFTSIHGTTYTTVPKALKKAGFTKLDLVQEQMIPSGNFPTVASPNPEEPAALSMAMDLARITNADIVIGTDPDGDRLGIAVRNLEGEMQLLNGNQTNTILTYYILDQWKKAGKITGKEFIGSTIVTSDVFFDVAEKFGVDCKVGLTGFKWIGKMIRDFEGQEKFICGGEESFGFMTGDFVRDKDSCGSILTACEIAAWCKANGTTVYEYMIEIYKEVGFYYEGLINVVRKGRTGAEEITQMMSDFRSNPPKEIAGSPVEEVKDFKEQTCFVVSKNEKKVMDDIPKSNVLIFYTQDGTKVCVRPSGTEPKIKFYVSVKDSITSKEDFVAKLPKLEEKIAKVKQDLNL; translated from the coding sequence ATGTCAGAATTATCAACATTAGATAAAGCAAAACTTTGGCTTTCCGAAACTTTTGATGAGGAAACAAGAAACGCAGTACAAACTTTAATTGATTCCAACTCGCCGGATTTGGAAGATTCTTTTTATAGGGAATTAGAATTCGGAACAGGCGGAATGCGTGGCATAATGGGTGTTGGAACTAATCGTTTAAATAAATATACATTAGGTCAAGCTACTCAAGGAATTGCAAATTATCTTCATCAGCAGTTTTCCGGTGAAATAAAAGTGGCGATTGCTTATGACGTTCGTAATAACTCAAAAGAATTCGGAAAAATCGTTGCGGATGTTTTGACAGCTAACGGAATCAAAGTTCTGTTGTTCAAGGAACATCGTCCAACTCCGGAATTGTCTTTCACAGTGAGAGATAAAAAATGTAATGCCGGAATCGTTTTGACGGCTTCTCACAATCCACCGGAATATAACGGTTATAAGGTATATTGGAATGACGGTGCGCAAATCGTTCCGCCGGATGATGAAAATATCATCAGAGAAGTTTACGCGACTAAGTTTGAGGATATCAAATTCAATGGAAATGATGACCTAATCGAATGGGTTGGGGAAGACCAAGATGATGTTTACATCGATGCTTGTATGGAAAATTCTCTTTACCAAAATGTTGGAAGGGATAATCTAAACATCGTTTTCACATCCATCCACGGAACAACTTATACAACCGTTCCAAAAGCTTTGAAAAAAGCAGGATTTACAAAATTAGATTTGGTTCAGGAGCAAATGATTCCAAGTGGAAATTTCCCAACGGTAGCTTCTCCGAATCCGGAAGAACCTGCTGCGCTTTCTATGGCAATGGATTTGGCGAGAATTACTAATGCTGATATCGTTATCGGAACAGACCCAGACGGTGACAGATTAGGAATTGCAGTTAGAAATCTTGAAGGCGAAATGCAACTTCTTAATGGAAATCAGACCAATACAATCCTAACTTATTATATCCTTGACCAATGGAAAAAAGCTGGCAAAATTACCGGAAAAGAGTTTATTGGTTCTACGATTGTGACTTCTGATGTTTTCTTTGATGTTGCTGAGAAATTCGGAGTGGATTGCAAAGTTGGATTAACTGGTTTCAAATGGATTGGAAAAATGATTCGTGATTTTGAAGGTCAGGAAAAATTCATTTGTGGAGGCGAGGAAAGTTTTGGTTTTATGACCGGAGATTTCGTTCGTGACAAAGATTCTTGTGGTTCAATTTTAACCGCTTGTGAAATCGCTGCTTGGTGTAAAGCCAACGGAACAACGGTTTACGAATATATGATTGAGATTTATAAAGAAGTTGGTTTCTATTACGAAGGTTTGATTAATGTTGTAAGAAAAGGTAGAACAGGAGCGGAAGAAATCACGCAGATGATGAGCGATTTCAGAAGTAATCCGCCGAAAGAAATTGCTGGTTCTCCTGTAGAAGAAGTGAAGGATTTCAAAGAGCAGACTTGTTTCGTTGTTTCTAAGAACGAGAAAAAAGTAATGGACGATATTCCTAAGTCTAACGTGTTGATTTTCTATACTCAAGATGGAACCAAAGTTTGTGTTCGTCCTTCAGGAACCGAACCAAAAATCAAATTCTATGTTTCTGTAAAAGATAGCATTACTTCCAAAGAAGATTTTGTTGCCAAACTTCCTAAGCTTGAAGAGAAGATTGCTAAGGTAAAACAGGATTTAAATCTGTAA